In the Wyeomyia smithii strain HCP4-BCI-WySm-NY-G18 chromosome 2, ASM2978416v1, whole genome shotgun sequence genome, one interval contains:
- the LOC129722486 gene encoding ragulator complex protein LAMTOR1, producing MDCIRTLLNYAASCFTCQEDSSAQGNEPNERTHLLDNPVSNSPAVRRSNSEDLSQEFPNSVPKKDDVSALNKIIQETAANVIDVAAMDIHNIEPQEYNDRVKVYSQRLAQQWSSVPHPNSASYVGLFKDIPNPESMLASVPISPDDLNMIRGMVQKANIAVAEIKVKHTENLVVPFRIP from the exons ATGGATTGCATTCGTACGCTGTTAAACTACGCAGCTAGTTGTTTCACTTGTCAGGAAGATTCTTCAGCACAG GGCAATGAACCAAATGAAAGGACGCATTTACTAGACAATCCTGTGAGCAACAGCCCAGCTGTACGAAGGTCCAATAGTGAAGACCTCAGTCAAGAGTTCCCGAATTCGGTGCCAAAGAAGGATGATGTTTCtgcattgaacaaaattattcaAGAAACCGCAGC GAACGTAATCGATGTGGCAGCTATGGATATCCACAACATCGAACCTCAGGAGTACAACGATCGAGTAAAAGTGTACTCACAAAGATTGGCTCAACAGTGGAGTTCTGTGCCACACCCAAATAGTGCAAGTTATGTAG GGTTATTCAAAGATATTCCCAATCCGGAATCGATGCTAGCCTCTGTGCCAATTTCACCAGATGATTTAAATATG ATTCGTGGCATGGTGCAGAAGGCAAATATAGCCGTGGCAGAGATCAAAGTGAAACATACCGAGAACCTGGTAGTGCCTTTCAGAATTCCATAA